In the genome of Alphaproteobacteria bacterium, the window ATGATTTACTTCAAAGACTTTCAGATGGTAAAATATATATACCTGAACAAGCAAAGACAGCTATTGATCATTTTTTTACGCGCTCGAATCTTTTAAATTTACGTGAACTTGCTTTGCGTCAAACCATTACTGTTGCCGATGAAAAAGTAACGCAAGACGTCCAACAACGGGGTATCAAGGGCTCCTGGCCAACAAGTGATAAAGTTATGGTATGTGTGAGCACAGATTTATCAAGTGCCTACTTAATTCGCACCGCCCGTCGTATTGCTGATCGGTTGCATGCCAAGCTTGTTGCCGTCACTATTGAAACATCAGATGATGAAAATCGTTCCCTAATTGCTCAGCAACAGCTCTCACAAAATTTACATTTAGCAGAAGAGTTAGGTGCAGAAGTCGTCGCACTTGATGGAACGGATGTTGCCGAGACCTTAGTTCAATATGCCCTCACAAATAACGTTACGGATATACTTGTGGGTCAAGCTTCTCAAGGAAAAGAATGGGAGAAAATTCCTGTAATTGGTCCCCTATTGGTCAGCAAATCTACAGCTGAGAAAATACTGTCTTATCGTCCTTCCTTGACTTTGCGAGTTATTCCTACAGAACAAAATGGACCAATTCCCCACAACAAATCCTTTACCAAATCTCCTTTAAAACCCTTTTTACCCTATATTTCTAGTTTATTTATTACACTAGGGATGTTGGCAGCTGCAGGTCAAATAACCAAATACACAAAAATTACGGATGTCTCAACTTTCTTGTTCTTGAGTGTATTGTGGGTATCGATCAAATTTGGATTACGACCTGCCGTATTGGCGACAATAATTGGAAGTCTGGTTTACGATTATACATATATTGATCCCCTGCGTAATGTGGGAATGGATACGTTAGGAGGATGGATTGTATTCGTCTCTTTTGTTTTTGCATCCATCGTTATCTCAAATCTGGCTATTCATTCTCAAAATGTTTTTAAAGCATCGCAAGGACGATTACGTCAGATTCGTTTTTTTTCCAACTTTACGACTCAAC includes:
- a CDS encoding sensor histidine kinase KdpD — translated: MTVPIDPPIVGPSTRLFPKGHLKIFLGASPGVGKTFSMLQAGSERQSEGVDVVVGLVETHKRKETEEQLANLEILPRKKLNYRGRTFEELDLDGILARAPQLVLIDECAHSNLPGSRHPKRYDDITEILEHGIDVYTTLNIQHFESLKDIIEQMTRITIRETVPDSFTQSADEVQLIDLPPNDLLQRLSDGKIYIPEQAKTAIDHFFTRSNLLNLRELALRQTITVADEKVTQDVQQRGIKGSWPTSDKVMVCVSTDLSSAYLIRTARRIADRLHAKLVAVTIETSDDENRSLIAQQQLSQNLHLAEELGAEVVALDGTDVAETLVQYALTNNVTDILVGQASQGKEWEKIPVIGPLLVSKSTAEKILSYRPSLTLRVIPTEQNGPIPHNKSFTKSPLKPFLPYISSLFITLGMLAAAGQITKYTKITDVSTFLFLSVLWVSIKFGLRPAVLATIIGSLVYDYTYIDPLRNVGMDTLGGWIVFVSFVFASIVISNLAIHSQNVFKASQGRLRQIRFFSNFTTQLTRHRAKEQILSYLCKELHQFLNISVIAFWEIHDKFTPAHRFPKTKNPELTPVDESAIQWALAHQSRSGRSTKNFSDARYLYLPIKIGKNSLGVVGIRALKGQLTIDDLRMAQTLIDQAALAIDRLNYVSKPKKKEK